In a single window of the Candidatus Nanosynbacter featherlites genome:
- a CDS encoding alpha-amylase family glycosyl hydrolase, with protein sequence MTKAWRDVGSLYQIYPRSFRDLNGDGVGDLNGITLKMDYLSDLGVDAIWISPFFTSPMTDFGYDVADYQNVDPVFGGLDDFRMLLDEAHARDIKVMIDLVPCHTSDQHPWFVESRSGRGNPKRDWYVWRDGNDGHEPNNWISLAGGKSWTFDADSGQYYLHSFLPTQPDLNWDNPEVCLAIKDVVRFWFDMGVDGMRVDAIWGISKDPELRDDTVNYDFHGDSNSYGAYIHDHCKHGPHFQEYLHELASVCDEYDDKQMVFEFYPDERLGDIWQQYHDVIHVHPKATAFFMEHRQNDWHGEHTGWNIMNYVKAAGENIPFFCLGNHDQPRVTSRLGLPRSRALQFLNLLCPGVSVMYYGDEIGMEDVDLTQHDAQDGFHHSLQDDRNRARTPMQWNSSRYAGFANVLPWLPVHSNRKQVNVAKETKDPSSLLWLCRKLLELRHELPILRYGSMEKLDTGNGFVLGFRRQLDGRQLQIYINFADSVQTVWLPNSGRVIIGTNPDIRVDGDVLQLPGYGGVLIDIT encoded by the coding sequence ATGACTAAAGCGTGGCGTGATGTTGGATCGTTGTATCAGATTTATCCGCGAAGTTTTCGAGACTTGAACGGTGATGGGGTCGGAGACTTGAACGGCATTACGCTCAAGATGGACTATCTTAGTGATCTCGGCGTTGACGCCATTTGGATTTCGCCGTTTTTCACGTCGCCCATGACTGATTTTGGCTATGACGTGGCGGATTATCAAAATGTCGATCCGGTGTTTGGTGGTCTGGATGATTTTCGTATGTTGTTGGACGAGGCTCACGCGCGCGACATCAAGGTGATGATTGATCTGGTGCCGTGTCATACATCTGACCAGCATCCGTGGTTTGTTGAGTCACGGTCTGGACGGGGCAATCCTAAGCGAGATTGGTATGTATGGCGAGACGGCAACGACGGGCATGAACCGAACAATTGGATTAGTTTGGCGGGCGGCAAATCGTGGACGTTTGATGCTGACTCTGGCCAGTACTATTTGCACTCATTTTTACCAACCCAGCCAGATCTCAACTGGGACAATCCTGAAGTGTGCTTGGCCATCAAAGATGTGGTGCGATTTTGGTTTGATATGGGCGTGGACGGCATGCGCGTGGACGCCATTTGGGGGATTTCCAAAGACCCAGAACTGCGTGATGATACCGTGAATTATGATTTTCATGGCGATTCTAACAGCTACGGTGCCTACATTCACGATCACTGCAAACACGGGCCGCATTTTCAAGAATATCTGCATGAGCTAGCAAGCGTTTGCGATGAATATGACGATAAGCAAATGGTGTTTGAGTTCTATCCAGATGAGCGCCTTGGTGACATCTGGCAGCAATATCACGATGTCATCCATGTTCATCCGAAAGCTACGGCCTTTTTCATGGAACATCGGCAAAATGATTGGCATGGTGAACATACCGGCTGGAATATCATGAACTATGTGAAAGCGGCAGGGGAAAATATACCATTCTTTTGTCTTGGCAATCACGACCAACCACGTGTGACGTCTCGCTTAGGACTGCCGCGATCCCGTGCGCTGCAGTTTCTCAATCTATTGTGCCCAGGTGTTAGCGTGATGTACTATGGCGATGAGATTGGCATGGAGGATGTTGATTTGACGCAACATGATGCGCAAGATGGCTTTCACCATTCGCTGCAGGACGACCGCAATCGCGCCCGTACTCCCATGCAGTGGAACAGCTCGCGCTATGCTGGGTTCGCCAATGTGCTGCCGTGGTTGCCGGTGCATTCTAACCGCAAGCAAGTCAATGTCGCTAAAGAGACCAAAGACCCAAGCTCGCTGTTGTGGCTATGTCGAAAATTATTGGAGCTGCGACATGAACTGCCAATTTTACGCTACGGCAGCATGGAAAAGCTGGACACCGGTAATGGCTTTGTCTTAGGATTCCGTCGCCAGCTTGATGGTCGGCAGCTGCAGATATATATCAACTTTGCGGACTCAGTACAAACGGTGTGGTTACCAAACTCTGGTCGTGTCATCATTGGTACAAATCCAGATATCCGTGTGGATGGCGATGTGTTACAGCTGCCTGGCTATGGCGGTGTACTGATTGATATAACATAG
- the typA gene encoding translational GTPase TypA: MKDASKIRNIAIIAHVDHGKTTMVDGLLKQSRTFRDNQAEMSQELIMDSGDQEHERGITITAKQTSIFYGDYKINIIDTPGHADFSGEVERTLQMADGVLLIVDAQEGPMPQTKFVLSKALELGLKPVVVINKIDKPARRIAEVEDELSDLFLELATDDSQLHYPIYYAVGRDGKAWREIPADPSEDADLTPIFEAIINDIPAPSVTADGGFQMLVTSLQYDTFQGKYAIGRIARGSVKRGLAVSLLKHGEVSGSARIEKVFGYRGLNREELDEAFAGDIVALVGVSEAHIGDTIADKEQPEALPAIAIEAPTLSMYLGPNTSPMKGREGEFTTSRQIGDRLRRELETNVALRVEENGIGFTVSGRGELHLSVLIETMRREGFEFEVGRPQVVTITDDGVEKEPIEELQIEISSEFIGAISQELGARHAEMKSQETTASGATRITYVLPTRALIGLRNVLLTATKGTVIMNSLPHGYQPLGGKLPKTRGGVLIAFEAGTTTPYALQAAEARGELLVGPGTEVYAGMIVGIYNRQEDIEINVCKAKHLTNMRSKSSDGTVQLTPFTQFSLEQCIDFIEDDELLEVTPKSLRLRKRYLDANERKRAAKK, translated from the coding sequence ATGAAGGACGCTAGCAAGATTCGAAATATTGCCATTATTGCCCACGTCGATCACGGCAAGACGACCATGGTTGATGGGCTACTCAAACAGTCGCGCACATTTCGTGACAACCAGGCCGAGATGAGCCAAGAACTGATCATGGATTCGGGTGATCAGGAGCACGAACGCGGTATCACCATCACCGCCAAACAGACTTCAATTTTTTACGGTGATTATAAAATCAACATCATCGACACGCCGGGGCACGCCGATTTCTCGGGCGAGGTCGAGCGGACGCTGCAGATGGCGGATGGTGTGCTGCTGATCGTCGATGCCCAGGAAGGGCCGATGCCGCAGACGAAGTTTGTATTGAGCAAGGCACTAGAACTGGGCTTGAAGCCAGTGGTGGTGATTAATAAAATTGATAAACCGGCGCGGCGAATTGCCGAGGTTGAAGACGAGCTGAGCGATCTATTTTTGGAGCTAGCGACCGATGATAGTCAGCTGCATTATCCGATTTATTACGCCGTTGGGCGCGATGGCAAGGCGTGGCGGGAGATCCCTGCTGACCCGAGTGAAGACGCCGATCTCACACCAATTTTTGAAGCAATTATCAACGATATCCCAGCGCCGAGCGTCACGGCTGACGGCGGATTTCAGATGCTGGTGACCAGCCTGCAGTACGATACCTTCCAGGGCAAATACGCCATCGGGCGGATCGCTCGCGGGTCGGTCAAGCGCGGCCTGGCGGTTAGCTTGCTGAAGCACGGCGAGGTGTCAGGCTCAGCGCGAATCGAGAAAGTTTTTGGTTACCGCGGGCTGAACCGCGAAGAGCTTGACGAGGCGTTTGCTGGCGACATTGTGGCGCTGGTTGGCGTGAGTGAAGCGCACATTGGCGATACGATTGCTGATAAAGAACAGCCTGAAGCCCTGCCAGCAATTGCTATCGAAGCGCCGACGTTGAGCATGTATCTCGGCCCAAACACCAGCCCGATGAAAGGACGCGAGGGCGAGTTTACCACCTCGCGGCAAATTGGCGACCGGTTGCGACGAGAATTGGAAACCAACGTGGCGCTGCGCGTTGAAGAAAACGGTATCGGCTTTACGGTGTCTGGCCGCGGCGAGCTGCACCTGAGCGTTCTGATCGAGACCATGCGGCGCGAAGGCTTTGAGTTCGAAGTCGGCCGCCCGCAAGTGGTGACCATCACCGATGACGGCGTCGAAAAAGAGCCAATTGAAGAACTGCAAATCGAGATTAGCAGCGAATTCATCGGCGCGATCAGTCAGGAGCTCGGTGCGCGCCATGCTGAAATGAAATCGCAAGAGACCACCGCCAGCGGCGCTACCCGCATCACTTATGTGCTGCCAACGCGAGCCCTCATTGGTCTACGCAACGTACTCTTAACCGCCACCAAAGGTACGGTGATCATGAATTCCCTGCCACATGGCTATCAACCGCTGGGCGGCAAATTGCCAAAGACCCGCGGCGGCGTACTCATCGCCTTTGAAGCTGGCACGACAACGCCGTATGCGCTGCAGGCGGCTGAGGCACGCGGCGAACTCTTGGTCGGGCCGGGCACGGAAGTGTACGCCGGGATGATTGTCGGTATTTATAACCGCCAAGAAGACATTGAAATTAACGTCTGTAAGGCTAAGCACCTGACCAACATGCGCTCCAAATCGTCCGACGGTACAGTGCAGCTGACGCCATTTACGCAGTTTAGCCTGGAGCAATGCATCGACTTTATCGAGGACGACGAGCTGCTGGAGGTGACGCCAAAGTCCTTGCGCCTACGCAAACGCTACCTTGATGCCAATGAGCGAAAGCGTGCGGCCAAGAAGTAG
- a CDS encoding metallophosphoesterase — protein MKHITIKHRLSAFTASLVFALVAVAAIAWPIATSSNAKAASPALNATAYEVSRPGKPHSFVTTSQTEIQQAAKNGFTTVRPIFMVSTTAGSGLTPVYRADATLKDGNYTSLLTVNKNEADNACKKYGFTCKGIAFYAQAELKDGAEMVYRMRYKHFNFRQVTAKDRQELQKAGYIQESREWFYVKPVQNNNGDGNGNVDPVKDGKFSIAVYPDTQQEVFQWSGNQFAARTNWTVKNKEKYDIRFLAHTGDMVTSGGHEGIDKPDQYIVASNAFKTIDQANIPYLTTIGNHDTKAVCGGGGACDWRHTNEWARDTTVFNRYFSAARQKLSANQMFENGKVDNAYKTFTAEGKQWLVLTLELWPRAEAVNWAKNVVASHPKHNVIVLSHSLLNADGSIGTGAGYGTGKQTPRYVYDNLILAYPNIRMTFSGHVGQAASRVDTGKHGNKVASFLGAFHSNDYNPTRILTVDTINNTVTSDIQAASIRDAYKAKYPNATLPNYDQYDVSYSGMNFVNP, from the coding sequence GTGAAACATATCACGATCAAACATCGTCTGAGTGCTTTTACAGCAAGTTTAGTATTTGCACTCGTTGCGGTCGCAGCAATCGCGTGGCCAATTGCAACGTCATCAAACGCCAAAGCCGCCAGCCCAGCGCTCAACGCAACTGCGTATGAAGTGTCCAGGCCTGGCAAACCACACAGCTTTGTCACAACGTCTCAAACAGAAATTCAACAAGCAGCCAAAAATGGCTTCACGACAGTGCGTCCTATTTTTATGGTGTCAACAACTGCAGGTAGCGGTTTGACGCCAGTGTACCGCGCTGACGCAACGTTGAAAGACGGAAACTACACAAGTCTTTTGACGGTCAATAAAAATGAGGCTGACAATGCTTGTAAAAAGTACGGATTCACCTGCAAAGGAATCGCCTTTTACGCTCAAGCTGAGCTGAAAGATGGCGCAGAGATGGTTTACCGCATGCGGTACAAGCATTTTAATTTCCGCCAAGTCACTGCCAAAGATCGACAAGAGCTTCAGAAAGCTGGCTATATCCAGGAGAGCCGAGAGTGGTTCTACGTCAAGCCAGTACAGAACAACAACGGTGATGGTAACGGTAACGTCGACCCAGTCAAAGATGGTAAATTCTCCATCGCGGTCTACCCTGACACGCAGCAGGAAGTTTTCCAATGGTCAGGCAATCAATTCGCCGCCCGAACCAACTGGACTGTGAAAAATAAAGAAAAATACGACATCCGCTTCTTGGCTCACACTGGTGACATGGTCACTTCTGGTGGACATGAAGGCATTGATAAACCAGATCAATACATCGTCGCGTCCAACGCATTCAAGACTATTGACCAAGCAAACATTCCTTACTTGACCACCATCGGTAATCACGACACAAAGGCTGTTTGTGGTGGCGGTGGCGCTTGCGACTGGCGACACACCAACGAGTGGGCACGAGACACTACGGTATTCAACCGATACTTCTCTGCTGCTCGCCAAAAGCTGTCAGCCAACCAAATGTTCGAAAATGGCAAAGTTGACAACGCTTACAAAACTTTCACTGCTGAAGGTAAGCAGTGGCTTGTCCTGACACTTGAGCTCTGGCCGCGCGCTGAGGCTGTCAATTGGGCTAAGAACGTTGTGGCATCACATCCAAAACACAACGTCATCGTCCTGAGCCACTCGCTGTTGAACGCTGATGGTTCAATCGGTACCGGCGCTGGATACGGCACTGGCAAACAAACCCCACGCTATGTCTACGACAATTTGATCTTGGCATATCCAAACATCCGCATGACCTTCTCAGGACATGTCGGACAGGCAGCCAGTCGCGTTGACACAGGCAAGCACGGTAACAAGGTCGCCTCATTCTTGGGTGCATTCCACTCAAATGACTACAACCCAACCAGGATTTTGACAGTCGACACCATCAACAACACGGTGACATCCGACATTCAGGCCGCTTCAATTCGCGATGCCTACAAAGCAAAATATCCAAATGCAACATTGCCAAACTACGACCAATACGACGTATCGTACTCAGGCATGAACTTTGTTAATCCATAA
- the rsmD gene encoding 16S rRNA (guanine(966)-N(2))-methyltransferase RsmD → MRVRIIAGEFGGRFIQTPPGSTTHPMGERVRSAMFNSLGETVRGARVLDAFAGSGAIGLEALSRGATSVVFVERNRVAQRVIAENIGSLGVDEKSIVIKTTISNWLKSMSVTEKFDIIFADPPYHNPQFSTVSRLMGLLKPGGCMILSHPGIGEVPIQNGIVVVDNRSYGEAHLTKFLREPS, encoded by the coding sequence GTGAGGGTACGTATCATCGCTGGCGAATTTGGCGGACGATTCATCCAGACGCCACCAGGATCGACGACGCATCCCATGGGTGAGCGAGTGCGTTCGGCGATGTTCAATTCACTGGGCGAAACAGTCCGCGGTGCGCGGGTTTTGGACGCCTTTGCTGGCTCTGGCGCCATTGGACTGGAGGCGCTCAGCCGCGGTGCCACGTCAGTGGTTTTCGTGGAGCGAAACCGGGTCGCGCAGCGTGTTATTGCCGAAAACATAGGCAGTTTGGGTGTCGACGAAAAATCTATTGTAATAAAAACAACGATATCAAATTGGCTGAAAAGCATGAGCGTAACAGAGAAGTTTGATATCATTTTTGCTGATCCGCCATATCATAATCCTCAGTTTTCCACAGTTTCACGACTAATGGGGCTTCTCAAACCGGGCGGATGTATGATATTATCACACCCAGGAATAGGTGAGGTGCCAATTCAAAACGGAATTGTTGTGGTGGACAATCGTAGTTATGGGGAGGCGCACCTCACCAAGTTCCTGCGAGAACCATCTTAG
- the treF gene encoding alpha,alpha-trehalase TreF has translation MIKKNVDQFKRSLVRTSQRITPINRKDPDELFGHLFHEVQAQQIYQDGKTFVDVVPKKRWRRIQREYLEASKKPDFNLQEFVNQHFHDFNPSHAGHVPQPAESARQHVTQLWPQLRRQAHKASGSLIPLPYDYIVPGGRFSEQFYWDTYFIMLGLAVDNQWGLINGMMKNYSYMIQRFGYIPTANRTYFLSRSQPPFFSAMVKLLATRPRKVGGSSLVLLEYFPLLLTEYKFWMKGHKQLDSADQIATGRVVKMPNGTVLNRYFDNKNTPRPESRREDIETAQKSPNANKAKIYLDLRAGAESGWDFSSRWFGEACCIETIQTTDIVPVDLNCLLYDLEMTIAQCYGILKQKALRKKFIQAAEKRAEAIRTYCWNEATGFFYDYNFRTGRQMPHATLAGVFPLYNGVATKKQAEHVAEMLQREFLRDGGLRMTLVDNGQQWDAPNGWAPLQWVAVCGLKRYGLDELAEEIRTRWLASTERVFADKGKMIEKYDVDSESRIGGGGEYPLQDGFGWTNGVYAALYDRFDERCPK, from the coding sequence ATGATAAAGAAAAATGTTGACCAATTTAAACGCTCTTTGGTGCGCACCAGCCAGCGCATCACACCCATCAATCGTAAAGATCCTGATGAATTATTTGGGCATCTATTTCACGAAGTCCAAGCACAGCAAATTTACCAAGACGGCAAAACATTCGTGGATGTTGTGCCAAAAAAGCGTTGGCGAAGAATTCAACGAGAATATTTGGAAGCGTCCAAAAAACCAGACTTCAATCTGCAAGAGTTCGTTAATCAACATTTTCATGATTTTAATCCGTCGCACGCGGGCCACGTACCTCAGCCAGCCGAATCAGCGCGCCAACATGTCACGCAGCTGTGGCCACAGCTAAGGCGTCAGGCCCACAAAGCTTCAGGCTCGCTTATTCCCCTGCCGTACGACTACATTGTGCCCGGCGGACGTTTTTCAGAGCAGTTCTATTGGGACACGTACTTCATCATGCTGGGCTTGGCAGTTGATAACCAATGGGGATTGATCAACGGCATGATGAAAAATTATTCCTACATGATCCAACGGTTTGGCTATATCCCGACCGCCAATCGAACATATTTCCTGAGCCGCAGCCAGCCGCCGTTTTTCTCTGCCATGGTTAAGCTGTTGGCGACGCGTCCGCGAAAAGTTGGTGGCTCAAGCTTGGTACTATTGGAATATTTCCCGCTGCTGTTGACAGAATACAAATTCTGGATGAAAGGGCACAAACAACTTGACAGCGCTGACCAGATAGCTACCGGACGAGTGGTGAAAATGCCAAATGGCACCGTTTTGAACCGCTACTTTGACAATAAGAATACTCCCCGTCCGGAAAGTCGCCGCGAAGACATCGAGACGGCTCAGAAAAGTCCAAATGCCAACAAAGCAAAGATTTACCTGGACTTGCGGGCTGGCGCAGAAAGCGGCTGGGATTTCAGTTCGCGCTGGTTCGGTGAGGCGTGCTGTATTGAAACCATTCAGACGACCGACATTGTGCCAGTAGACCTCAACTGTTTGCTGTATGATCTGGAAATGACCATCGCTCAATGTTACGGCATCTTGAAGCAAAAAGCTCTCCGCAAAAAGTTCATTCAGGCTGCCGAAAAGCGCGCGGAAGCCATCAGAACATACTGCTGGAATGAAGCGACTGGATTTTTCTATGATTATAATTTCCGCACTGGTCGACAGATGCCACACGCGACGCTGGCTGGCGTCTTCCCACTTTACAATGGCGTCGCCACCAAGAAACAAGCCGAGCACGTGGCTGAAATGTTACAACGCGAGTTTTTGCGCGATGGCGGGCTTCGGATGACGCTGGTTGACAATGGTCAGCAATGGGACGCGCCAAACGGCTGGGCACCACTGCAATGGGTGGCGGTTTGTGGCTTGAAGCGATACGGGCTGGATGAGCTGGCGGAGGAAATCAGGACACGCTGGCTGGCTTCGACCGAGCGCGTGTTTGCCGACAAAGGCAAGATGATCGAGAAATATGACGTTGATAGCGAGTCACGCATCGGCGGTGGCGGTGAATATCCGTTGCAAGACGGCTTTGGCTGGACTAATGGCGTGTACGCGGCGCTGTATGATCGGTTTGATGAGCGCTGCCCAAAGTAG
- a CDS encoding replication-associated recombination protein A produces the protein MNRRPLAEQMRPQKLDEVIGQSHLLGEGELLRQIVRRAEPVSLILWGPPGTGKTTLARIIAREVNAEFIELSAVTSGKKDVERVIEHARQNWNLGLRTILFVDEIHRFNKAQQDAFLPHVESGLITLIGATTENPSFEVITPLLSRTRVLVLRQLTKDEIILVLKRALKTLKQTKRVLPKALDYLAELADGDARVALGNLELALSFGEKVTPEVVKAAAQRRLPGYDKKGDAHYDVISAFIKSLRGSDAVAAAYYLARMIEAGEDPKFIARRMVVFASEDIGLAGNGALSLAVATFEAVERVGLPEAKYNLFHCAIALARSQKSRETTDAMNDAFALARQYPNSSVPLHLRNASTKLMKDLGYNKDYKWQAGFQHKKGFLPEDIPRPPKS, from the coding sequence ATGAATCGACGACCCCTGGCCGAACAGATGCGGCCGCAGAAATTGGATGAGGTGATCGGACAAAGCCATTTGCTGGGCGAGGGTGAGCTGCTCCGCCAAATCGTGAGGCGTGCTGAGCCGGTCAGTTTGATTTTGTGGGGGCCGCCGGGGACGGGCAAAACGACGTTAGCGCGGATTATTGCCCGCGAAGTCAATGCCGAATTTATTGAGCTGTCAGCGGTGACTAGTGGCAAGAAAGATGTTGAGCGGGTGATTGAACATGCTCGGCAGAACTGGAACTTGGGACTGAGGACAATTTTATTTGTTGATGAAATCCACCGCTTCAACAAGGCGCAACAGGACGCGTTTTTGCCGCATGTCGAGAGCGGGCTGATCACCTTGATTGGTGCGACCACTGAGAACCCGAGCTTCGAGGTGATCACGCCGCTGCTCAGCCGGACGCGGGTGTTGGTGCTCCGTCAACTGACCAAAGATGAAATTATATTGGTGCTGAAGCGAGCGCTGAAGACTTTGAAACAAACCAAGCGGGTGTTGCCCAAAGCTTTGGATTATCTGGCAGAATTAGCGGACGGTGACGCGCGGGTGGCGCTCGGCAATTTGGAATTGGCGCTGAGCTTTGGTGAAAAAGTCACGCCAGAGGTCGTCAAGGCAGCGGCTCAGCGGCGTTTGCCTGGCTATGATAAAAAAGGCGATGCGCATTATGACGTCATCTCAGCGTTTATCAAGTCGCTGCGTGGTAGCGATGCGGTGGCTGCGGCGTATTATTTGGCGCGCATGATTGAGGCTGGTGAAGACCCGAAATTCATCGCGCGGCGGATGGTGGTTTTTGCGTCGGAAGACATTGGGTTGGCAGGCAACGGTGCGCTGAGTTTGGCGGTCGCTACCTTTGAGGCAGTCGAGCGCGTTGGCCTGCCTGAAGCCAAATACAATCTATTTCACTGCGCCATCGCTCTGGCGCGCAGTCAAAAGTCGCGTGAGACCACTGATGCGATGAACGATGCCTTCGCTTTGGCGCGTCAATATCCGAACTCTTCCGTGCCACTGCATCTTCGTAATGCCTCAACCAAGCTGATGAAAGATCTAGGCTACAATAAAGATTACAAATGGCAAGCTGGTTTCCAGCATAAAAAGGGATTTCTCCCAGAAGATATTCCGCGTCCGCCCAAGAGTTAG